ACCTATAAATTGATTGGGTTTTTGTGGAGGTAGTTTAGTAGAAATTCCAATTTTAACAGTTACATGATCAGGCTTTGAAACTTCTACTATATATTCACGGTTAATTTCCGTTAAAAGAAAGTTGAATTTTCCATTGGAAGTGGTAATAATGGATTTTTCAAGTTTTCCGTCTTTCAGTAGTTTTACCAGAGCGCCTTCGCATTTTTGCTCATACCTTATAACAGTTCCTTTTATTTCTATTTCCAGTTCAACTTGTGAAAAAACCTGAGTAACGTGTAAAAACAAATAGAGAACCAGTAGGAGAAAAAAACATCTTTTCATTGTCACCTTTAGTATTTCAAGGTTACATCAAATTCTGTTCTTCTATTTAACTTGTGAAGTGAATCAGAACATGAAATTCCTTCGAGACATTTATTTAACAAATTCTTTTCGCCATATCCAATTGTATTAATTCTTTTTGATTGAATACCTTGGGAAGTAATGTATTTTTTAGCTGATTCTGCTCTTTTTTGCGAAAGCCATTGGTTGTATTTTTCACTTCCCCTTGAATCAGTATGTCCTGCTATATTAAGGTAAATCCCTGGATTATCCTGCAATGCCCTTACTGCTTTGTTTAATATATTGGTAGCGTCTGGTAATATTTCATAACTGTCAAAATTGAATTGGATGTATTCAATTTTTACAATTTTGCCTGTTTTATTTTCTTTGAGTTCCTTTATTTTAACCCAAGTATCTTCAATGGAAACAGCCGATAATGAATTGTTTTCATTTAAAAGCAAAGTGAAATTAAATTTACCTTTTTCTGCAGTAGCTGATTTAAGCAGTTTCCCTTTGGTATCCGTTAAGTAAAGGTTATTAAATTTGATTTTAGTATCTTCTCCCTGGTTAATGTTTACTACATAATTGTTATTAGGGGGTAAATTAGTGAATTTGAAATTACCCGAATTATCAGTAGTTGCAGATTGAACAAGCTCTCCCTTTTCATTCATTAAATCTACTGTTACTCCAGCTGCTCCATCTTTAAGGTTTTCATCCTGAAATATTTTACCCTTGATTTCTATCCTCAGTGCAGTGTCAAATTCTTCAACTCTTCCCATTCTTGCAACATCTGAGGGCAATAGCTGGAAATTAAATTTATCATCTGAGTATGTTATGGTTTTAACAATATTCCCATACTGATCAGTTAAATACAGAACCTTGTGTTTGATGGTAGCATCTTTTTGATCCAAATCAATTACATAATTAACGCTTGGATCGAGTTTGGTGAACTTAAATGTACCAGAGGTATTGGTGGTGCTTTCCTGCATTTTTTTACCCTGTTCATTTAATAACATAACTACAAGATCAACTACAGGTGTTTTATTTTCTTTATCTGATATAAACATTCCTTTTAACTCCATTTTGAATGATGTATCATTTTCTTTTAAACCTGATAGAGAAGCAAATTCAGAAGGAAGAATTTTAAAATTAAATTGTCCTTTATCCAAAACGATTTCATCTTGTATGATTTTTCCATCTGAATCAGCAAGGAAAAGACGCTTTGAATTTAACTTGGTGTCCGTTTGACTAATACTTACAATATAATTATGATCAGAAGGGATATTTACAAATTTAAAATTACCAAGAGCATCTGTTTCAGCAGTTTGAACAACTTGTCCATTTTCATTTAGTAAATTAATTTTTGTTCCTGATGAAGGGGTTCCTTTCTCATCCGTAAAAAGCATTCCCTTCATTACCAGTTTATCCTCCTCAAGTATTGTTTTTAATACAAAAGCATCTGAGGGGAGTATCTCAAATGAAAATTTACCATCCTTAAATACAATTTTCCTGATTATATTTCCATAATCATCAGCAATAAATAATTCTTTAAACCTAAGATGAAGATCTTTTTCATCAATATTGATAGTATAGTTATTAATTTCTTTTGTGCTTTCAAATAAAAATCCGCCTTTTATATCGGTTTTTGATTTAAAAAGTACATCTCCATTTAAATTAACTAAACTTAAATTAAGGCCAGGAACAGGGGCTTTGGTTTTTTCATTTGAAAACACTTTACCCTTGAGTAAACTTTTAATTAATAAATCTTTCTCTTCAAGGGTATTTAAAGTAAAAAAATCAGCTGCTAAGAGTTCATATTTGAAATTCCCACTTTTATTAGTATATATTGTTTTAATTGGATTTCCATTTTTATCAGTAATAACCACTTTAGTATTCGGACTTAATTTCGTGTCTGTTTCAGGTAAATAAAATGCAAGATTGTGGTCAGGAGGCAAATTTAAGAATTTGTAATTTCCTTTGTTATCAGTGTATGTGGAATATTTTTCTATTCCATCCATATCAACAAGTATTATTTTTTGATTTAATAAAGGAGTTTTAGGATTTTCTCCTGCAACAATACTTCCTACTAAATTTATGCGGGAATCATCTATTATTTTGTCGCCTAACTTGTAGGGATCAAAGGGTAAATTGTAAAAAGCAAATTCATCCTCCTCATTAACTGTTGTTTTTTTTATTATATTATTGTTTTCATCAGCCAGATATATTTTTTGACCATAATTAAACCTTGTATCCTTTTCCTGAATTTTCACAATAAACTTTTCATCAGGTGGTAAATACCTGAAGTTAAAACTACCATTTCCTTCTGTGGTTGTAGTTTGAATAACAAACCCGTTTTCAGACATTAAAAGCATTTTTACATTCGCTCCCGTATCATCTCCATTTTCTGATAAAAGTAATTTTCCTTCTATTGCATTCCAATGACGGGCATTTCGGAATTGAAAAATATCATCTGCCCCTTTGCCTCCAGGGCGGTTAGAACTAAAATATCCTTCAGATTCATCTGTATTAAACACAATTGAAATATCATCATAAGAAGAATTTAAAGGGGCAGACAAATTCTGAATGTCTTTCCAATTTGTTAATTCTCCCTTTGCCGCAAATATATCCAGCCCTCCAAAGCCTTGATGGCCATTAGAAGAAAAATAAAAATTACCTTTTGTGCTTACATAAGGAAAACATTCGTCCATTTCTGTATTAATAACTGGTCCAAGGTTTCTTGGTTCACTCCAGTTTTCTCCCGAACGTTCACTTACATATAAATCTTTTCCTCCAAATCCTCCAGGCATGTCACTGGAAAAATACAAATATTTTCCATCAGGTGTTAGGGCAGGGTGGCCTACGGAATAATCGTTGCTATTAAATGGAAATTCCTTTATGTTAGTCCATTTGTTTTTAATTAATGTTGCCGTATAGAGTTTAGGCCTGTTTACAGAACCTTTTCCTTTTAGTTCCTTTTCTGTTTTGTTAAAAACAATAAAATCCTGTTCCGTATTAAAACTAACAGGGCCATTTTGAT
This sequence is a window from Bacteroidota bacterium. Protein-coding genes within it:
- a CDS encoding OmpA family protein: MKNFKLFFTLLLVFVLLNNAWAQIKRADSYFDNLQYAKAVPLYKRAVGKKHGAQAIEKLAESYRLIKKYELAAHYYSLLISKTEPKPVNYLHYGEVLMNINNYEEAVINLRKYNNLVPGDKKGIMLLKAAEGISKLIDQTPLFVVHRVSEVNSKYSDYAPVIHNQGLVYVSEREKDYVENLTDGYSNSPYSTVLISKLNAKKESKEYTSSKNFSFKLNSDYQNGPVSFNTEQDFIVFNKTEKELKGKGSVNRPKLYTATLIKNKWTNIKEFPFNSNDYSVGHPALTPDGKYLYFSSDMPGGFGGKDLYVSERSGENWSEPRNLGPVINTEMDECFPYVSTKGNFYFSSNGHQGFGGLDIFAAKGELTNWKDIQNLSAPLNSSYDDISIVFNTDESEGYFSSNRPGGKGADDIFQFRNARHWNAIEGKLLLSENGDDTGANVKMLLMSENGFVIQTTTTEGNGSFNFRYLPPDEKFIVKIQEKDTRFNYGQKIYLADENNNIIKKTTVNEEDEFAFYNLPFDPYKLGDKIIDDSRINLVGSIVAGENPKTPLLNQKIILVDMDGIEKYSTYTDNKGNYKFLNLPPDHNLAFYLPETDTKLSPNTKVVITDKNGNPIKTIYTNKSGNFKYELLAADFFTLNTLEEKDLLIKSLLKGKVFSNEKTKAPVPGLNLSLVNLNGDVLFKSKTDIKGGFLFESTKEINNYTINIDEKDLHLRFKELFIADDYGNIIRKIVFKDGKFSFEILPSDAFVLKTILEEDKLVMKGMLFTDEKGTPSSGTKINLLNENGQVVQTAETDALGNFKFVNIPSDHNYIVSISQTDTKLNSKRLFLADSDGKIIQDEIVLDKGQFNFKILPSEFASLSGLKENDTSFKMELKGMFISDKENKTPVVDLVVMLLNEQGKKMQESTTNTSGTFKFTKLDPSVNYVIDLDQKDATIKHKVLYLTDQYGNIVKTITYSDDKFNFQLLPSDVARMGRVEEFDTALRIEIKGKIFQDENLKDGAAGVTVDLMNEKGELVQSATTDNSGNFKFTNLPPNNNYVVNINQGEDTKIKFNNLYLTDTKGKLLKSATAEKGKFNFTLLLNENNSLSAVSIEDTWVKIKELKENKTGKIVKIEYIQFNFDSYEILPDATNILNKAVRALQDNPGIYLNIAGHTDSRGSEKYNQWLSQKRAESAKKYITSQGIQSKRINTIGYGEKNLLNKCLEGISCSDSLHKLNRRTEFDVTLKY